One Thermicanus aegyptius DSM 12793 DNA segment encodes these proteins:
- a CDS encoding S-layer homology domain-containing protein, protein MSIQLYKIDESQGTYFWDLEGHWAYDSVINGAKKGFIKGYPDATFKPNNSITRAEFTKALVEALGLPVIYGEKSNLVGEGKWYTPYYYSAEKKGLIQPFDYDRKSYNPDKSITRAEMARMIARAFPNETPKGATDLTDIENLPNDLKDAVLLAYEKGIIKGYPDHTFRPDGKSTRAEAVVMIVRLLEKKAQ, encoded by the coding sequence ATGTCCATTCAGCTATACAAGATTGATGAAAGCCAAGGCACTTATTTTTGGGACTTAGAAGGACATTGGGCTTATGATTCAGTCATCAATGGCGCAAAGAAAGGATTCATCAAAGGTTACCCGGATGCTACATTCAAACCAAACAATTCCATCACAAGGGCAGAATTCACAAAAGCCTTAGTTGAAGCTCTTGGTCTTCCGGTTATCTATGGAGAAAAGAGTAACTTGGTAGGAGAAGGTAAATGGTATACGCCATATTATTACTCTGCGGAAAAAAAAGGACTAATCCAACCATTTGACTATGACCGGAAGTCATATAACCCTGACAAATCCATTACTCGCGCAGAGATGGCCCGAATGATTGCGAGAGCCTTTCCTAATGAGACACCAAAAGGGGCGACGGACTTGACGGACATAGAAAACCTTCCAAACGATTTAAAAGATGCCGTTCTCTTGGCTTATGAAAAGGGGATTATCAAGGGTTATCCGGATCATACCTTCCGTCCGGATGGAAAGTCTACTCGTGCGGAAGCGGTCGTAATGATTGTGCGGCTCTTGGAGAAAAAAGCACAGTAA
- a CDS encoding DEAD/DEAH box helicase, which yields MSKTNNLIKYWRNSLADAERMNIDPKRLEGAFPISKDAIKKGTIDSTLTEKIFQEVLRLKKEDSSIQDIFKGFVYVLICPIKAMAKVERGAENNTYDRIITPLWIPAVVSKTGDIQPKADSFPWIPRDLLEPSFGRTVTVGSVSDVDDYLTIHRQTFKQEDTWKSLWEYSNALFKHVTNQLLDEFELENYEVDPYAYILIESTEQGSAKNIIKLYDMIIRDNQIPSLLKQFASPVEERLLPLLNDADERTICKKHIGQMGYKYPLSSSQREALHHFLTLEHGEILAVNGPPGTGKTTLLQSVIATLWVEAALNRTEPPVIVAASANNQAVTNIIDSFGKIDEPENWPLAGRWLNGVYSYGLYCPSQVKIKEAQDKFQVANYLREDKGPFPQTVEDPSYVEENKKYFLKKCSEYVQRKVSTLSSCLKILHANLKNTVSEITMGVELFQRYTEHKEEVTNRYLPYNGVEQFIEFKELELKRLDNEMNELRAVEDGWEKHFSTEHWLLTLFAFLPPVKNRIMIRNRYYNNSNDYKIEADFSSKIDILNVIEGKKKELKKKKEMVEGELKYAKMEVVKLKDLENSFMRWLDKNKMEWEKYGVNSHTVKMKEINNLYHMLEFMDTNLRYKAFKIATHYWECSWLIQMEEQIEGNYKETLSKENLQRKWRRYAKLTPCIVSTFYMIPKYFNAWQGDDQPLYEFIDLLIIDEAGQASPEIAAASFSLAKKSIVVGDTLQIEPVWSIGKRIDIANLKSHQLITSDSDREIDAFFDTGLAVSCGNVMKIAQRVSKYQKYPDERGMFLSEHRRCFDDIIAYCNELAYKGRLQPKRGNESGMILPYMGFKDIKGKATKSGGSWGNKKEAEAIARWIKGNKEALEHFYTERDEKKRKRDIKDIIGIITPFAYQGKLIKSELRRLNIKDITVGTIHSLQGAERNVIIFSSVYDFSQKGGNYFFDNGPNMLNVAVSRAKDSFLVFGDMEIFNANDDKKPSSILLKYLKKLE from the coding sequence ATGAGCAAAACAAATAACTTGATTAAATATTGGAGAAATAGTCTTGCGGATGCGGAAAGAATGAATATTGATCCGAAAAGGCTGGAGGGTGCCTTTCCAATTTCTAAAGATGCGATAAAAAAAGGCACGATCGATTCCACATTAACAGAGAAAATATTTCAAGAAGTCTTGCGTCTCAAAAAAGAAGACAGTTCTATCCAAGATATATTCAAAGGTTTTGTATATGTATTAATCTGTCCGATTAAGGCGATGGCAAAAGTAGAGCGAGGAGCCGAAAACAATACATATGACCGGATCATTACTCCGCTCTGGATTCCTGCAGTCGTCTCAAAAACCGGCGATATTCAACCTAAAGCGGATAGTTTCCCTTGGATTCCAAGGGATCTGCTCGAACCAAGTTTTGGTAGAACGGTAACCGTCGGGAGTGTCTCGGATGTTGACGACTACTTGACGATTCATAGACAGACATTTAAGCAGGAAGATACCTGGAAATCCCTTTGGGAATACAGTAATGCCCTGTTTAAACATGTGACGAACCAATTGCTTGATGAGTTTGAATTAGAGAATTATGAAGTTGACCCTTATGCATACATACTGATCGAATCAACCGAACAAGGTTCGGCTAAGAATATCATAAAATTGTATGACATGATCATCAGAGACAATCAGATTCCTTCATTGCTGAAACAGTTTGCAAGTCCAGTTGAAGAACGATTGTTACCCCTATTGAACGATGCCGATGAACGAACTATTTGTAAAAAGCATATTGGACAGATGGGATATAAATACCCGCTCTCAAGTTCCCAGCGGGAGGCTTTGCATCATTTTCTTACGCTTGAACATGGAGAGATCTTAGCCGTAAATGGTCCACCTGGAACAGGAAAAACGACGCTTTTACAGAGTGTAATTGCCACGTTGTGGGTAGAGGCGGCATTAAATAGGACAGAACCTCCTGTTATCGTTGCTGCTTCTGCAAACAATCAAGCTGTTACGAATATCATTGATAGTTTTGGTAAAATTGATGAGCCGGAAAATTGGCCACTAGCGGGCAGATGGCTTAATGGTGTTTATAGTTATGGTTTATATTGCCCATCTCAAGTAAAAATTAAGGAAGCGCAAGATAAATTTCAGGTGGCGAACTATTTGCGTGAGGATAAGGGGCCGTTCCCACAGACAGTTGAAGATCCTTCGTATGTGGAAGAAAACAAAAAATATTTCCTAAAGAAATGTTCCGAATATGTGCAACGGAAAGTCTCTACTCTATCTTCATGTCTGAAAATTTTACATGCTAATCTAAAAAATACCGTGTCTGAAATTACAATGGGAGTTGAGTTATTTCAAAGATATACTGAACATAAAGAAGAAGTTACAAACCGCTACCTTCCGTATAATGGAGTCGAGCAATTTATCGAGTTCAAGGAACTTGAATTAAAGCGATTGGACAATGAGATGAATGAACTTAGAGCAGTTGAGGATGGGTGGGAAAAACATTTCAGTACTGAACATTGGCTTTTAACCCTATTTGCTTTTCTACCCCCGGTAAAGAATAGAATAATGATTAGAAATAGATATTACAATAATTCTAATGATTACAAAATCGAGGCGGATTTTTCTAGTAAGATTGACATATTAAACGTAATTGAAGGAAAAAAGAAAGAACTTAAAAAAAAGAAAGAAATGGTTGAAGGTGAGTTGAAATATGCAAAAATGGAAGTAGTGAAATTGAAAGATTTGGAAAATAGCTTTATGCGTTGGTTAGATAAAAACAAGATGGAATGGGAGAAATACGGCGTCAATTCTCATACGGTTAAAATGAAGGAAATTAACAATCTGTATCATATGTTGGAATTTATGGATACAAATTTACGGTATAAAGCCTTTAAGATAGCAACACATTACTGGGAATGCAGTTGGCTTATCCAAATGGAAGAGCAGATAGAGGGGAATTATAAAGAAACATTGAGTAAAGAGAATTTACAGAGAAAATGGCGAAGGTATGCAAAACTTACGCCCTGCATAGTATCAACATTTTATATGATTCCCAAATATTTTAATGCATGGCAGGGAGACGATCAGCCGCTGTATGAATTCATAGACCTTTTAATTATCGATGAGGCTGGACAAGCATCTCCGGAAATTGCCGCGGCTTCCTTTTCTCTGGCTAAGAAATCGATTGTTGTAGGAGATACCCTCCAAATAGAGCCGGTATGGAGTATTGGTAAGCGCATTGACATTGCCAATCTGAAAAGCCATCAGCTAATCACATCTGATAGTGATAGAGAAATCGATGCTTTTTTCGATACTGGTCTTGCTGTATCCTGTGGGAATGTGATGAAAATCGCCCAAAGAGTGAGTAAGTATCAAAAATATCCAGATGAACGTGGGATGTTTCTATCAGAACATAGAAGGTGTTTCGATGATATTATTGCGTATTGTAATGAGCTTGCTTACAAAGGGAGGCTTCAGCCAAAAAGGGGTAATGAGTCCGGCATGATACTACCGTATATGGGGTTCAAGGATATTAAGGGTAAGGCCACAAAATCCGGGGGTAGTTGGGGAAATAAGAAAGAAGCGGAGGCTATTGCTCGATGGATCAAGGGAAATAAGGAAGCCCTTGAACACTTTTATACTGAGAGAGATGAGAAGAAAAGAAAACGAGATATTAAAGATATTATTGGTATTATAACCCCATTCGCCTATCAGGGGAAGTTAATAAAATCAGAACTTAGGCGATTGAATATAAAGGACATTACCGTTGGAACAATTCATTCACTTCAGGGAGCAGAACGGAATGTTATTATCTTCTCATCGGTATATGATTTTAGTCAAAAAGGGGGCAATTATTTTTTTGATAATGGCCCGAATATGTTAAATGTAGCGGTATCCCGAGCGAAAGACAGCTTTTTGGTGTTTGGAGATATGGAAATCTTTAATGCCAATGACGATAAGAAACCATCGAGTATTTTATTAAAGTATTTAAAAAAACTCGAGTAG
- a CDS encoding Gfo/Idh/MocA family protein, with product MDQVKVGIIGCGNISGIYIENIRKSPELQLVALADLDSRKAMEKAKEEPGVKVLSPEELIMDQEVEVVLNLTVPKAHGEVSKACLQAKKHVYVEKPLSLRKEEGMKLLQLAEKEGLYLGGAPDTFLGAGLQTSRKLIHEGWIGRPVAAVAFMMGHGPESWHPEPDFFYKEGAGPLFDMGPYYLTAFIHLLGPIRSVMASTQISFPERLITSSPHDGNLIRVDTPTHIAANLEFHSGAMATLITSFDVWEHGLPHMEIYGSEGTLRVPDPNTFGGPVFLFSLGNEGFREMPLTGGPVHNARGIGLEKMAKAIRSGTNHPANGKLMLHVLDAMESILQSGREGRRIYLTTTITSPEG from the coding sequence ATGGATCAAGTCAAAGTTGGAATCATCGGTTGTGGGAACATTAGCGGAATTTACATTGAAAATATCCGAAAATCCCCTGAACTGCAGTTGGTAGCCTTGGCAGACCTTGACTCTCGGAAGGCGATGGAAAAGGCGAAGGAAGAACCGGGAGTCAAGGTCCTCTCCCCTGAAGAGCTCATCATGGATCAGGAGGTGGAAGTGGTTCTCAATCTGACGGTCCCGAAGGCCCATGGTGAAGTTTCCAAAGCTTGCCTCCAAGCGAAAAAGCATGTCTATGTTGAAAAGCCGCTCTCCTTGCGGAAGGAAGAGGGAATGAAACTTCTTCAGCTGGCGGAAAAAGAAGGACTTTATCTAGGCGGGGCACCGGATACCTTCTTAGGGGCCGGACTTCAAACGTCCCGGAAGTTGATTCATGAGGGGTGGATCGGTCGTCCCGTAGCCGCTGTCGCCTTTATGATGGGACATGGACCGGAGAGCTGGCATCCGGAACCCGATTTTTTTTATAAAGAAGGGGCGGGTCCCCTCTTTGATATGGGACCTTATTATTTAACAGCTTTTATTCACCTCCTGGGACCCATCCGCAGTGTCATGGCATCCACACAGATCAGTTTCCCGGAACGGCTGATTACCAGCTCCCCGCATGATGGAAACCTTATTCGCGTGGACACGCCGACACATATTGCCGCCAATCTTGAGTTCCATTCAGGAGCCATGGCGACGCTGATCACCAGTTTTGATGTGTGGGAGCACGGTCTGCCCCATATGGAGATCTACGGGAGTGAGGGAACGCTTCGCGTTCCGGATCCGAACACGTTCGGCGGCCCCGTTTTCCTCTTTTCCCTGGGAAATGAAGGGTTTCGGGAGATGCCCCTCACCGGAGGTCCTGTTCATAACGCCCGGGGAATCGGATTAGAAAAAATGGCAAAAGCGATCCGCTCAGGTACGAATCACCCGGCAAACGGGAAATTAATGCTCCATGTCCTGGATGCCATGGAATCGATTTTACAATCGGGGAGGGAGGGAAGAAGAATTTACCTGACCACCACCATTACGAGCCCTGAAGGCTAG
- a CDS encoding Rpn family recombination-promoting nuclease/putative transposase: MEEKQNQQFLQDNQDKTEYIHHDRLFKELIKIFFEDFISLFFPNFHPLISFDSVTFLSEEVYTDVVKGGERRVDLLVETKIKGVERLIIIHIEAQSYYQNDFHERMFIYYSRLYENHRRPILPIAVFSYDEKHDEPDTFTIEFPELQVLQFRYDHPIAAALLSKMGYTKEERVEVKKEFLRMITRLELDPARLNLITGFFDTYLTLNEEEERKLREEIGQLPQEEGAAILNIMNSYEKKGYEKGIEKGIEKGIEKGIEQGKMEAARKLLLKGMDMNFIQEITELPLQKIEELKKSLERS, encoded by the coding sequence GTGGAGGAGAAACAGAATCAGCAATTCCTGCAAGACAACCAGGACAAAACGGAGTATATTCATCATGATCGTTTATTTAAAGAATTGATTAAAATCTTTTTCGAAGATTTCATTTCATTATTCTTTCCAAATTTTCACCCTCTCATTTCTTTCGACTCGGTCACCTTTCTTTCCGAGGAAGTCTATACCGATGTGGTGAAAGGAGGCGAACGGAGGGTTGACCTTCTGGTAGAAACGAAGATCAAAGGAGTCGAGCGTCTTATCATCATCCATATTGAAGCCCAATCCTATTACCAGAATGACTTTCATGAGCGGATGTTCATTTACTATAGCCGGCTCTATGAGAATCATCGCCGCCCGATTTTGCCCATTGCGGTATTTTCCTATGATGAGAAACATGATGAACCGGATACGTTCACCATTGAGTTCCCGGAGCTTCAAGTCCTTCAATTCCGTTATGATCATCCAATCGCTGCTGCGCTTCTCAGTAAAATGGGATATACTAAAGAAGAGAGAGTTGAAGTGAAGAAAGAATTTCTACGGATGATCACACGCCTTGAACTAGATCCCGCTCGGCTCAACCTGATTACGGGATTCTTCGATACTTATCTAACCTTAAACGAAGAGGAGGAGAGGAAATTGCGCGAAGAGATTGGGCAGCTGCCGCAAGAGGAAGGTGCAGCGATCCTGAATATCATGAACTCTTATGAGAAGAAAGGATATGAGAAAGGAATTGAAAAGGGGATTGAAAAAGGAATAGAAAAGGGAATTGAGCAAGGAAAAATGGAGGCAGCCCGAAAGTTGCTTCTAAAGGGGATGGATATGAATTTTATTCAGGAAATTACAGAATTACCGTTACAGAAGATTGAAGAATTGAAAAAGTCGTTAGAAAGATCGTAA
- a CDS encoding IS256 family transposase, whose protein sequence is MAQYNITLNDEILKDLFSGDKGVAVLLEQVLNQVLQAQATDQLNAEPYERSEDRQGYRNGTRPHPITTRVGTLVLRVPRLRSGKFSTELFARYQRSEQALLLAMMEMVINGVSTRKVAAITEELCGEEFSKSTVSELCKRLDPVVQGWNERSLKDKEYPFVIVDAMVLKIREDGRVRSRAALIATGVGEDGYREVLGMRIGDSESEASWSAFFGWLXDRGLHGVDIVVSDSHSGLVKALHTQFQGCTWQRCQTHFMRNFLDAVPKSLQEELYGKMRAILDAPDVKTARLLMEQVVDNYSDKARKAVDILESGFDDITAVLELPERYRKRLRTTNGQERLNEEIRRRDRVIRIYPNRDSAIRLLGALLMEIDEKWQSGHRYFDMEDYYVWREERRKKEVAESQQSVRKVS, encoded by the coding sequence ATGGCACAATATAATATTACCTTGAACGATGAAATTTTGAAAGATCTATTTTCTGGAGATAAGGGGGTGGCTGTCTTACTAGAACAGGTGCTGAATCAGGTTCTTCAAGCCCAGGCCACTGACCAGTTGAATGCGGAGCCCTACGAACGGTCTGAAGATCGTCAGGGTTATCGCAATGGTACTCGCCCCCATCCCATTACGACCCGCGTCGGTACGCTGGTATTGCGGGTGCCACGACTCCGTAGCGGCAAGTTTTCCACAGAGCTTTTTGCCCGTTATCAGCGCAGTGAACAGGCACTTTTACTGGCGATGATGGAGATGGTTATTAATGGTGTATCCACAAGGAAGGTAGCTGCCATCACGGAGGAGCTATGTGGTGAAGAGTTTTCCAAGTCTACCGTATCGGAGCTCTGTAAACGATTGGACCCCGTTGTCCAAGGATGGAACGAACGAAGCCTGAAGGACAAGGAATACCCCTTTGTGATCGTGGATGCCATGGTGCTAAAGATTCGTGAGGATGGCAGGGTGCGCTCGAGGGCTGCTTTGATTGCTACTGGTGTGGGTGAAGACGGATACCGTGAAGTGCTAGGAATGCGGATCGGGGATAGCGAGTCTGAAGCCAGTTGGAGTGCGTTTTTCGGCTGGTTGAANGACCGAGGNCTGCATGGTGTGGATATCGTTGTCTCTGACAGCCACAGCGGGCTTGTGAAAGCCCTACACACCCAGTTTCAAGGCTGTACCTGGCAACGATGCCAAACGCACTTTATGCGCAACTTCTTGGACGCCGTGCCTAAGAGTTTACAGGAGGAGCTGTATGGGAAAATGCGGGCCATCCTTGATGCGCCGGATGTGAAGACAGCCCGTTTATTAATGGAGCAGGTTGTGGATAATTACAGTGATAAAGCCCGTAAGGCTGTGGATATCCTCGAGTCGGGCTTTGATGACATCACGGCAGTACTGGAGCTACCAGAACGGTACAGGAAACGTCTGCGTACTACCAACGGTCAGGAGCGCCTTAATGAGGAAATCCGCAGGCGAGATCGGGTGATTCGAATCTACCCGAATCGAGACTCGGCGATACGGCTTCTAGGTGCCTTGCTGATGGAGATTGACGAGAAATGGCAATCTGGTCACCGGTACTTTGACATGGAAGACTATTACGTCTGGCGGGAGGAGCGTAGGAAGAAGGAGGTGGCGGAGTCACAGCAGAGCGTCCGAAAGGTTAGTTAA
- a CDS encoding Hsp20/alpha crystallin family protein: protein MSMMPYEPFRHLSQIRREMGRFFQLPWNIPWFSDTDYFGNVRVDVYETEDEVVVRADIPGVERKEDIQLDLDRDILTMSATIEKEAEAAEDQFHRKERFYGRFQRSVPLPSPVKQEGIKASYRNGVLEVRMAKEKDATTRRRINVEFH from the coding sequence ATGTCGATGATGCCTTATGAACCATTTCGTCATCTCTCCCAGATCAGGAGGGAAATGGGCCGCTTTTTCCAGCTGCCGTGGAACATCCCCTGGTTTTCGGACACCGATTATTTTGGAAATGTCCGGGTTGATGTTTATGAGACAGAGGATGAAGTGGTAGTGCGAGCCGATATTCCTGGAGTAGAAAGGAAAGAAGATATACAGCTTGACCTGGACCGGGATATTCTTACCATGAGTGCTACCATTGAGAAGGAAGCGGAAGCGGCAGAGGATCAATTTCATCGGAAGGAACGGTTTTATGGACGATTTCAGCGTTCTGTCCCCCTTCCCTCCCCCGTAAAGCAAGAAGGAATAAAAGCTTCTTATCGCAACGGGGTTTTGGAGGTGCGAATGGCGAAGGAAAAGGATGCGACAACGCGCAGGAGAATTAATGTGGAGTTTCATTAA
- a CDS encoding UPF0236 family transposase-like protein, which translates to MFGEVTFQRRLYDDRKTGQIVYLLNQYLSIEEREPISLHRDEWAIYLTAEGTSYRKAANLLKEWFGKPIFLTNQTAKADRTRNRPPKKKLL; encoded by the coding sequence CTGTTTGGAGAAGTCACGTTTCAAAGGCGGTTATACGACGATCGAAAAACCGGACAAATCGTCTATCTTCTCAACCAATACTTAAGCATAGAAGAGAGAGAACCGATCAGTCTCCACCGGGACGAATGGGCGATATATCTCACAGCGGAAGGAACCTCCTACCGTAAAGCGGCAAATCTCCTCAAAGAATGGTTTGGGAAGCCGATCTTTCTCACGAACCAAACGGCAAAAGCTGATCGAACGAGGAATCGCCCCCCCAAGAAGAAGCTCCTATGA
- a CDS encoding sugar phosphate isomerase/epimerase family protein has product MNACTFIPGYKSNVEDGMLEMEKRIPIGLQLYTLRNELQQDFWGTLNRVSEMGYETVEMAGYYGLSAKELKEGLREIGLTAISSHVGFSRLNENLEEEILYAKELGISYLVCPYLAPEQLETKEERRKVALALKQIAEKCREHGLMFAYHNHAHEMKEEEGKRILDRLFEEADASSLQAELDLYWVKKGEADPLELMERYKSRLHLLHIKDMAPDEEKSFAEVGHGIMDYPSIFAKALEYGVRHYIVEQDLCKRPPLQSVEMSIQYLKSLGLTAK; this is encoded by the coding sequence ATGAACGCGTGTACATTTATCCCGGGATACAAATCGAACGTAGAGGATGGGATGCTGGAAATGGAGAAAAGAATTCCGATCGGTCTTCAGCTTTATACCTTACGCAATGAACTGCAACAAGACTTTTGGGGGACGCTGAACCGGGTTTCCGAGATGGGTTATGAGACGGTAGAGATGGCGGGGTATTATGGGCTCTCGGCAAAAGAGTTGAAGGAAGGTTTAAGGGAAATTGGACTGACGGCCATCTCCTCTCATGTGGGATTTTCACGTTTGAATGAGAACTTGGAAGAGGAAATCCTTTATGCGAAGGAATTGGGAATTTCCTATTTGGTATGTCCTTATCTTGCTCCAGAACAGCTGGAAACAAAAGAAGAGCGCCGGAAGGTCGCTCTTGCGCTAAAGCAGATCGCCGAAAAGTGCCGTGAGCATGGCCTGATGTTCGCCTATCACAACCATGCCCACGAGATGAAGGAAGAGGAGGGAAAGCGCATATTGGACCGCCTTTTTGAAGAGGCGGATGCATCTTCCCTACAGGCGGAGTTGGACCTTTATTGGGTGAAAAAAGGGGAAGCAGATCCTCTGGAATTGATGGAGAGATATAAAAGCCGCCTGCATCTCTTACATATTAAAGACATGGCTCCAGATGAGGAAAAAAGCTTTGCGGAAGTTGGTCACGGAATCATGGATTATCCCTCGATTTTTGCCAAAGCGTTGGAGTATGGGGTAAGGCACTACATTGTGGAACAGGATTTATGCAAGCGACCTCCTCTACAAAGTGTGGAGATGAGTATTCAATACCTGAAGTCCTTGGGGTTAACGGCAAAATAA
- a CDS encoding Gfo/Idh/MocA family protein, whose product MGKLRVGIIGCGGIAFGKHMPSLKKINEVEMVAFCDLVEERAKKAAEEFGAEGAKVFTDYRELLKEPLDVVHVCTPNASHAEITVAALESGKHVMCEKPMAKTSAEARKMIEAAKRTGKKLTIGYQNRFRPDSLYLHQVCERGDLGEIYFAKAHAIRRRAVPTWGVFLDEEQQGGGPLIDIGTHALDLTLWMMNNYRPKIALGTAYHKLGSKENAANAWGPWDPKKFTVEDSAFGFVVMENGATIFLESSWALNTLQTGEAKCTLAGTKAGADMDHGLRINGEEFGKLYTTEVNLGASGVDFYDGREESASDLEARLWIESIREDKEPVVKPEEALVVTEILEAIYASAKTGEPYYFRK is encoded by the coding sequence ATGGGGAAATTGCGTGTAGGAATCATCGGATGCGGAGGAATCGCTTTTGGTAAACATATGCCTTCCCTAAAAAAAATCAATGAGGTAGAGATGGTTGCTTTTTGTGATCTGGTGGAGGAGAGGGCGAAAAAGGCGGCCGAAGAATTTGGCGCAGAGGGGGCAAAGGTTTTCACCGATTACCGGGAGCTTTTGAAAGAGCCCCTCGATGTGGTCCATGTTTGCACCCCAAATGCCTCCCATGCGGAGATTACCGTAGCTGCTCTAGAATCGGGAAAGCATGTCATGTGTGAAAAACCGATGGCGAAAACCTCTGCAGAAGCGAGGAAAATGATCGAGGCGGCGAAGCGGACAGGGAAGAAATTGACGATCGGCTATCAGAATCGGTTTCGGCCGGACAGCCTTTATCTCCACCAGGTTTGCGAACGGGGGGATTTAGGAGAGATCTATTTCGCCAAGGCTCACGCGATCCGCCGCCGTGCCGTGCCCACTTGGGGAGTATTTCTGGACGAAGAGCAGCAAGGCGGGGGACCGTTGATCGACATCGGCACTCATGCCCTGGATCTTACTCTCTGGATGATGAACAATTACAGACCGAAGATCGCTCTCGGCACCGCCTATCACAAGCTTGGCTCAAAAGAGAATGCGGCCAATGCCTGGGGGCCATGGGATCCGAAGAAATTTACCGTGGAAGACTCTGCTTTTGGTTTTGTCGTCATGGAAAACGGGGCCACCATCTTTCTGGAATCAAGTTGGGCATTAAACACGCTGCAGACAGGGGAAGCGAAATGCACCCTCGCCGGAACGAAAGCAGGAGCCGATATGGATCATGGGCTAAGGATAAACGGGGAGGAATTCGGAAAACTTTATACCACTGAAGTAAACCTAGGGGCTTCTGGAGTAGACTTCTATGATGGAAGAGAGGAAAGCGCATCGGATCTGGAGGCGAGACTGTGGATCGAGAGCATCCGAGAGGATAAAGAGCCTGTGGTAAAGCCGGAAGAAGCCCTCGTAGTGACGGAAATTCTGGAAGCGATTTATGCCTCGGCGAAGACCGGAGAACCTTATTATTTTCGTAAATGA
- a CDS encoding sugar phosphate isomerase/epimerase family protein, which produces MKLGVFTVLFSQKPFEEMLDYVKDAGVEAVEIGAGGYPGNAHCNPDELLENPEKLRSFRNAIEKRGLMVSAISVHGNPLTPDSSFAKYSHEVLRKGILLAEQLEVPVVNAFSGTPGDHDGAKYPNWPVAPWPNEYREVLEWQWNEKLIPYWKEMASFAAEHHVKIGLELHGGFLVHTPYTLLKLREAVGEVIGANLDPSHMWWQGIDPVAAVKILGKEGAIHHFHAKDTYIDPEKVNLYGLTDMGSYGNLRERAWYFRTVGYGHDLKTWADLLSALRLFGYDYVISIEHEDALMSVEEGFQKAVNNLNSLIMKESLPNAWWV; this is translated from the coding sequence ATGAAGTTAGGTGTTTTTACTGTTCTTTTTTCCCAAAAGCCTTTTGAAGAGATGCTGGATTATGTAAAAGACGCCGGCGTAGAGGCGGTAGAAATTGGAGCAGGAGGGTATCCCGGTAACGCCCACTGCAATCCTGATGAGCTGTTGGAAAATCCTGAAAAACTTCGTTCTTTTAGGAATGCTATAGAGAAGAGGGGACTGATGGTTAGCGCCATCAGCGTCCATGGAAATCCCCTTACTCCGGATTCCTCTTTTGCGAAGTATTCCCATGAGGTATTGCGCAAGGGAATTTTACTGGCCGAACAGCTGGAAGTTCCGGTGGTGAACGCCTTCTCCGGAACCCCCGGAGATCATGATGGGGCGAAGTATCCGAATTGGCCGGTTGCCCCATGGCCGAACGAATACCGGGAAGTCCTGGAGTGGCAGTGGAACGAGAAACTCATCCCCTACTGGAAGGAAATGGCCTCTTTTGCCGCTGAACATCATGTAAAAATCGGATTGGAATTGCATGGTGGCTTTCTCGTTCATACCCCCTATACGCTCCTGAAATTACGGGAAGCGGTCGGGGAGGTGATCGGGGCCAATCTTGATCCCTCCCACATGTGGTGGCAGGGCATTGATCCGGTTGCAGCCGTAAAAATTTTGGGTAAGGAAGGGGCGATCCACCATTTCCATGCGAAAGATACTTACATTGATCCGGAGAAAGTGAACCTTTACGGTCTGACCGATATGGGCTCTTACGGAAACCTGAGGGAGAGGGCGTGGTATTTTCGCACCGTAGGGTATGGCCATGATCTGAAGACCTGGGCGGACCTATTAAGCGCTCTTCGGTTGTTCGGCTATGATTACGTGATTAGCATTGAACATGAAGATGCTCTCATGTCCGTTGAAGAGGGATTTCAGAAGGCGGTAAACAACCTAAATTCACTGATCATGAAGGAAAGCCTTCCCAATGCGTGGTGGGTGTAA